Proteins from one Pseudomonas sp. KBS0710 genomic window:
- the epsC gene encoding serine O-acetyltransferase EpsC, which yields MSERSSHWQLQTIVSQLRSARDQWRTRNGRLSGEHGGRELPSREAVAQILEALCGALFPMRLGPVDLREESEDFYVGHTLDVALNALLAQARLELRYAARQGAKDDSEVDALAIRLIQDFALALPSLRSLLDTDVLAAYHGDPAARSVDEVLLCYPGILAVIHHRLAHHLYRAGLPLLARISAEIAHSATGIDIHPGAQIGPSFFIDHGTGVVIGETAIIGERVRIYQAVTLGAKRFPADEDGQLQKGHPRHPIVEDDVVIYAGATILGRITIGKGSTIGGNVWLTRSVPAGANITQANLQHDDGAQK from the coding sequence GTGAGTGAGCGTTCCAGCCATTGGCAATTGCAGACCATCGTCAGCCAGCTGCGCAGCGCCCGGGATCAGTGGCGCACGCGCAATGGCCGCCTGAGTGGCGAACACGGAGGCCGTGAGTTGCCGTCCCGCGAGGCGGTGGCACAGATTCTTGAAGCGTTGTGCGGCGCGCTGTTCCCGATGCGCCTGGGGCCAGTGGACCTGCGTGAAGAAAGTGAAGATTTTTACGTCGGCCATACCCTCGACGTCGCCCTCAATGCCTTGCTCGCTCAGGCCCGCCTGGAGCTGCGCTATGCCGCGCGCCAGGGCGCAAAGGATGACAGCGAGGTCGATGCCCTGGCCATCCGGCTGATCCAGGACTTCGCTCTGGCCTTGCCCTCACTGCGCAGCCTGTTGGACACCGACGTGCTCGCCGCCTACCACGGCGACCCGGCCGCGCGCAGTGTGGATGAAGTGCTGCTGTGCTATCCGGGAATCCTGGCGGTGATTCACCACCGCCTGGCCCACCATCTGTACCGTGCCGGGCTGCCGTTGCTGGCGCGGATCAGCGCAGAGATTGCCCACTCGGCCACCGGCATCGACATTCACCCGGGCGCGCAGATCGGCCCGAGTTTCTTTATCGACCATGGGACCGGTGTGGTGATCGGCGAGACCGCGATCATCGGCGAGCGCGTGCGCATCTACCAGGCCGTGACGTTGGGCGCCAAGCGCTTCCCGGCGGATGAAGACGGGCAGTTGCAGAAAGGCCATCCGCGCCATCCGATCGTTGAGGATGACGTGGTGATCTACGCCGGGGCGACGATCCTGGGGCGCATCACCATCGGCAAGGGCTCGACCATTGGCGGCAATGTGTGGCTGACCCGCAGCGTGCCGGCGGGGGCGAACATCACGCAGGCGAATTTGCAGCATGACGATGGTGCGCAGAAATAG
- a CDS encoding D-cysteine desulfhydrase: MIKQQLDRFNRLELLGGATALEKLERLSAWLGRDIYVKRDDTTPLAMGGNKLRKLEYLGADAIAQGADTLVTAGAIQSNHVRQTAALAAKLGLGCVALLENPTGTEDPNYLGNGNRLLLELFDAKVELVENLDNVDDQLNALADRLRSNGKKPYLVPIGGSNALGALGYVRAGLELAGQIEDSGIEFAAVVLASGSAGTHSGLALALSEVLPNLPVVGITVSRTEEAQFPKVQGLAERTAELLGVDIPEAFKVILWDEYFGPRYGEPNAGTLAAVKLLASQEGLLLDPVYTGKAMAGLLDGIGRQRFEDGPIIFLHTGGAPALFAYDAILTD, translated from the coding sequence ATGATCAAACAACAGCTCGACCGTTTTAACCGCCTGGAACTGCTGGGCGGCGCCACTGCCCTGGAAAAACTCGAGCGGCTGTCGGCCTGGCTGGGCAGGGACATTTACGTCAAGCGCGACGACACCACGCCGCTGGCCATGGGCGGTAACAAGCTGCGCAAACTTGAATACCTGGGCGCCGATGCCATTGCCCAGGGCGCCGACACCCTGGTGACCGCCGGCGCCATCCAATCCAACCATGTGCGCCAGACCGCCGCGCTGGCCGCCAAGCTTGGCCTGGGCTGCGTCGCGCTGCTGGAAAACCCCACCGGCACCGAAGACCCCAACTACCTCGGCAACGGCAACCGCCTGCTGCTGGAGTTGTTCGACGCCAAAGTCGAATTGGTCGAGAACCTCGATAACGTCGACGACCAACTCAACGCCCTCGCCGATCGCCTGCGCAGCAACGGCAAAAAACCGTACCTCGTCCCCATCGGTGGTTCCAATGCCTTGGGTGCCTTGGGTTATGTGCGCGCCGGGCTGGAGCTGGCCGGGCAGATCGAAGACAGCGGCATTGAGTTCGCCGCCGTGGTGCTGGCCTCGGGCAGCGCGGGCACCCACAGCGGCCTCGCGCTGGCGTTGAGTGAAGTGCTGCCGAATCTACCGGTGGTGGGCATTACCGTATCGCGCACCGAAGAAGCGCAGTTCCCGAAGGTCCAGGGTCTGGCCGAACGCACCGCCGAATTGCTGGGCGTGGACATTCCCGAAGCCTTCAAAGTGATCCTGTGGGACGAATATTTCGGCCCGCGCTACGGCGAACCGAACGCTGGCACCCTGGCTGCGGTCAAGCTATTAGCCAGCCAGGAAGGTTTGCTGCTGGACCCGGTCTACACCGGCAAAGCCATGGCCGGTTTGCTTGATGGCATCGGGCGTCAGCGGTTTGAGGACGGCCCGATCATTTTCCTGCACACCGGCGGGGCACCGGCGTTGTTTGCGTATGACGCTATTCTAACGGACTGA